One Rhizobiales bacterium GAS188 DNA window includes the following coding sequences:
- a CDS encoding Uncharacterized conserved protein YndB, AHSA1/START domain produces the protein MTDELSEFELERIYDAPRDLVYKVWTDPRYVRLWWGIDASTIGSCELDVREGGAWRIDMRTQSGVVYPNGGVFTEVIENERLVYTNIADPRSPAWVAESPPGPLVHTVRFEDHADGKTKVSMVTRASSAGDLSHLLRRGFAAGLSQGLERLAGLLETLRQPMRERERGST, from the coding sequence ATGACTGATGAACTCAGCGAGTTTGAACTCGAGCGGATCTACGATGCGCCTCGCGATCTCGTCTACAAGGTCTGGACCGATCCACGCTATGTCCGGTTGTGGTGGGGAATAGACGCCTCGACGATCGGGAGCTGCGAGCTCGATGTGCGCGAGGGCGGCGCCTGGCGCATCGACATGCGCACGCAGAGCGGCGTGGTCTACCCAAATGGCGGTGTCTTTACCGAGGTGATCGAGAATGAGCGGCTGGTCTACACCAACATCGCCGATCCACGCTCGCCCGCCTGGGTCGCTGAATCGCCGCCAGGGCCGTTGGTGCACACCGTGCGTTTCGAGGACCATGCTGACGGCAAGACCAAGGTCTCGATGGTCACTCGCGCCAGCTCGGCCGGGGATCTTAGCCATTTGCTGCGCCGGGGCTTCGCTGCCGGGCTCAGCCAAGGACTGGAACGTCTCGCCGGCCTGCTGGAGACATTGCGGCAGCCGATGCGCGAAAGAGAGCGCGGCAGCACATGA
- a CDS encoding Astacin (Peptidase family M12A), with protein sequence MADDQSSVNSDKWCFAWFEAPPASDAAAKAGLLLSSKWPAGGAIRIAFLDGTPEQIALVKRFAVEWTTNLANLNFSWVDDPAQSDVRITFLYSGSWSVIGTTCKSIAKDQPTMNFGWLTPGVQDTEARRVILHEFGHAIGLIHEHQRMDANGWNKPAVIADLSKPPNKWDAATIQHNMFDTYPANSIEGTTLDTTSIMMYPVPVSWRTDNKSAGLNTDLSPVDRTFIKKMYP encoded by the coding sequence ATGGCCGATGATCAATCCAGCGTGAATAGCGACAAATGGTGCTTCGCCTGGTTCGAGGCGCCGCCGGCGAGCGACGCCGCCGCGAAGGCCGGCTTGCTCCTATCCTCCAAATGGCCGGCAGGCGGCGCGATCAGGATCGCGTTCCTGGACGGCACCCCCGAACAGATCGCCCTGGTCAAACGCTTCGCGGTCGAATGGACGACGAATCTCGCGAACTTGAATTTCAGCTGGGTGGATGATCCGGCGCAGAGCGATGTGAGGATAACGTTTCTCTATAGCGGGTCGTGGTCGGTGATCGGGACCACCTGCAAGAGCATCGCCAAGGATCAGCCGACCATGAATTTCGGCTGGCTGACGCCGGGTGTCCAGGACACGGAGGCGCGACGCGTCATTCTCCACGAGTTCGGCCACGCGATCGGGTTGATCCACGAGCATCAGAGAATGGATGCGAATGGTTGGAACAAGCCGGCCGTGATCGCCGATTTGTCGAAGCCGCCCAACAAATGGGATGCCGCGACAATCCAGCACAATATGTTCGACACGTACCCGGCAAACAGCATCGAGGGCACGACGCTGGATACCACCTCGATCATGATGTATCCGGTGCCGGTCAGCTGGAGAACCGACAATAAGTCGGCCGGCCTGAACACTGACCTGTCGCCCGTCGACCGCACCTTCATCAAGAAGATGTACCCGTAG
- a CDS encoding Uncharacterized conserved protein YndB, AHSA1/START domain translates to MPATVDVTTPSEREIKVTRVFDAPARLVFDFHTKAEHVQRWLLGPPGWSMPVCEIDLRVGGRYHYVWRNAGNGAEFGARGEYREIAAPARLVHSESMDGAEGEALCTLTFVESGGRTTLSTTMLFSSKEARDQALQSGMTDGMSMSYDRLEAVMNEKVG, encoded by the coding sequence ATGCCGGCAACTGTTGATGTAACGACCCCGTCCGAGCGCGAAATCAAGGTCACGCGTGTGTTTGATGCACCGGCGAGACTGGTCTTCGACTTCCACACCAAGGCCGAGCATGTGCAAAGATGGCTTCTGGGGCCGCCCGGTTGGAGCATGCCGGTCTGCGAGATCGATCTGAGAGTTGGCGGGCGCTACCATTACGTGTGGCGGAACGCGGGCAACGGCGCGGAGTTCGGGGCGCGTGGCGAGTATCGTGAAATTGCAGCGCCTGCGCGCCTCGTGCACAGCGAGAGCATGGATGGGGCTGAGGGGGAAGCGCTGTGCACGCTGACATTCGTCGAAAGCGGCGGGCGGACGACGCTGAGCACGACCATGCTGTTCTCGTCGAAAGAGGCTCGCGACCAGGCGCTGCAATCGGGCATGACCGATGGAATGTCCATGAGCTACGATCGCCTGGAAGCGGTCATGAACGAAAAGGTCGGATGA
- a CDS encoding transcriptional regulator, ArsR family, giving the protein MMDAQRLDATFFALADPTRRAILGRLASGDASVAELTEPFALSQPAISRHLKVLEKAGLIRRSRDAQRRPCRLEPRPMIEASAWIERYRDLWESTYQRLDALLAAEMKATGKSSDKPSKT; this is encoded by the coding sequence ATGATGGATGCTCAACGCCTCGACGCCACCTTTTTCGCACTGGCCGATCCGACGCGGCGAGCGATCTTAGGTCGCCTGGCGAGTGGCGACGCGTCGGTCGCGGAGCTGACCGAACCGTTCGCGTTGAGCCAACCTGCCATCTCCCGGCACCTCAAAGTGCTGGAGAAGGCGGGGTTGATCCGACGGAGCCGCGATGCACAGCGCCGCCCCTGTCGGCTCGAGCCGAGGCCCATGATCGAAGCCAGCGCCTGGATCGAACGGTATCGCGACCTTTGGGAGAGCACCTATCAACGTCTCGACGCCTTATTGGCCGCCGAGATGAAGGCGACCGGCAAATCATCTGACAAGCCATCCAAGACGTAA
- a CDS encoding Predicted arabinose efflux permease, MFS family → MDSSCDTTISTETTLLLAGASGLIAANIYYAQPLAGPISTSLGLSPEATGLIVTLTQIGYGAGLLLIVPLGDLIENRRLAVTMTGVAALALLGAALSTQPLGFLAAALFIGLGTVAVQVLVPFAAHLAPEAIRGRVVGNVMSGLMLGIMLARPVSSFITELSSWRAIFFLSAAAMSALAVVLARALPKRAPTSPLRYGELLASMGRLASAEPILRRRALYHACLFGAFSVFWTATPLLLAGPFHLSQNGIALFALAGVAGAVASPIGGRVADMGLSRPATALAMLMVAGAFPMTRIGSEGSPFALGFLVAAGILLDFGVAAHMAISQRAIYSLGAEYRARLNGVYMATFFAGGAIGSATGGWAYAKGGWTLASWVGIAFPIAALIYFATERRPNGSR, encoded by the coding sequence TTGGACAGCTCTTGCGACACCACGATCTCCACCGAGACCACCCTCCTTCTCGCTGGAGCTTCCGGGCTGATCGCGGCCAACATCTACTATGCCCAGCCTTTGGCCGGACCGATCAGCACGTCACTGGGCCTCTCCCCCGAGGCGACCGGCCTCATCGTCACCTTGACGCAGATCGGCTATGGCGCGGGCCTCCTGCTTATCGTGCCGCTCGGCGATTTGATCGAGAACCGCCGCCTCGCCGTGACGATGACCGGCGTCGCCGCATTGGCGCTGCTGGGAGCGGCCTTGTCGACGCAACCATTGGGCTTTCTCGCCGCGGCCCTTTTCATCGGCCTTGGCACCGTCGCGGTGCAAGTGCTGGTACCCTTTGCGGCGCATCTGGCGCCGGAAGCCATTCGCGGCCGGGTGGTCGGCAACGTCATGAGCGGCTTGATGCTCGGCATCATGCTTGCTCGCCCGGTCTCGAGCTTCATCACCGAACTGTCCTCGTGGCGCGCCATATTCTTTCTCTCAGCGGCTGCCATGTCGGCTCTGGCCGTGGTGCTCGCTCGAGCGCTGCCGAAGCGCGCCCCGACCTCGCCTCTGCGCTACGGCGAGTTGCTCGCATCGATGGGCCGCCTCGCCTCGGCCGAGCCGATCCTGCGGCGGCGCGCCCTGTATCATGCCTGTCTCTTCGGGGCCTTCAGCGTCTTTTGGACCGCGACGCCGTTGTTGCTGGCAGGCCCCTTCCACTTGTCGCAGAATGGCATCGCGCTGTTCGCGCTCGCCGGAGTCGCCGGAGCCGTCGCCTCTCCGATCGGCGGCCGGGTCGCCGACATGGGATTGAGCCGCCCCGCCACCGCGCTCGCGATGCTGATGGTTGCGGGAGCCTTCCCGATGACCCGTATCGGCTCCGAAGGCTCGCCCTTTGCTCTTGGCTTCCTGGTCGCGGCGGGGATCCTGCTGGACTTCGGAGTCGCCGCGCATATGGCCATCTCGCAGCGCGCCATCTACTCGCTCGGAGCCGAGTATCGCGCCCGTCTCAACGGGGTCTACATGGCGACCTTCTTCGCCGGCGGCGCCATCGGCTCGGCGACCGGCGGCTGGGCCTACGCGAAGGGTGGATGGACACTCGCCTCCTGGGTCGGGATTGCGTTTCCCATAGCGGCTCTCATCTATTTCGCGACGGAACGGCGGCCGAACGGATCTCGTTGA
- a CDS encoding LysR family transcriptional regulator, glycine cleavage system transcriptional activator has protein sequence MVSPYRAVPPLPTLRTFEAVARKGSFTRAAEDLAITQGAVSHQIRALEEFLGASLFHRLNPGVELTAEGHMLLESVRTGMDLILRASDRIRSPRQVGVLTVAAPGAFATWWLVPRLGRFAARHPQIEIRIATMDYREPDFERDGLDAAIVLRPSGRDLRRNELLLLRERIFPVCSPGFMTGDKPLRAPTDLARHTFIEEDSEPDSPFNWEFWLRRLNVPHERPISRLRFTHYGVALSAAIDGLGVALGRSPMVDVELSAGRLVRPFGKKVACMAPDVFALAWSDASSKDQRLIAFRDFVLDEACGCELAAGPCGAPPSPRDELDEERAGARAMRRLAVGA, from the coding sequence ATGGTTAGCCCTTACCGTGCCGTCCCGCCGCTTCCGACTCTGCGGACCTTCGAGGCGGTGGCGAGAAAGGGCAGCTTCACCCGCGCCGCCGAAGATCTCGCGATCACTCAGGGAGCCGTCAGCCATCAGATCCGCGCGCTCGAGGAGTTTCTCGGCGCGTCGCTCTTCCACCGGCTCAATCCCGGCGTCGAGCTGACCGCAGAAGGACATATGCTGCTCGAGAGCGTCCGAACGGGAATGGACTTGATCTTGCGGGCCTCCGACCGGATCCGCAGCCCCCGGCAAGTCGGTGTGCTCACGGTCGCGGCGCCTGGCGCCTTTGCGACGTGGTGGCTCGTTCCGAGGCTTGGGCGGTTCGCGGCTCGCCATCCGCAGATCGAGATCCGCATCGCGACGATGGATTATCGAGAACCCGACTTCGAACGCGATGGCCTCGATGCGGCGATTGTTCTGCGCCCGAGCGGAAGGGACCTACGCAGGAACGAGCTTTTGTTGCTCCGGGAGCGCATTTTTCCCGTATGCAGTCCCGGCTTCATGACGGGCGACAAGCCGTTGCGTGCCCCCACCGACCTCGCCCGGCACACCTTCATCGAGGAAGATTCGGAGCCGGATTCGCCGTTCAATTGGGAGTTCTGGTTGAGACGCCTCAACGTGCCGCATGAGCGCCCGATATCACGGCTCCGTTTCACCCATTATGGCGTCGCTCTGTCTGCTGCGATCGATGGCCTTGGCGTTGCTTTGGGACGGTCGCCGATGGTCGATGTCGAGCTCTCCGCTGGACGGTTGGTCCGCCCGTTCGGCAAGAAGGTGGCCTGCATGGCGCCGGATGTCTTCGCCCTTGCCTGGTCGGACGCGAGCAGCAAGGACCAACGCCTCATCGCGTTCCGGGATTTCGTCCTCGACGAGGCCTGCGGCTGCGAACTTGCCGCCGGGCCGTGCGGGGCTCCTCCTTCGCCGAGGGATGAGCTGGACGAGGAACGTGCTGGGGCCCGAGCGATGCGCCGCCTCGCGGTTGGCGCGTGA
- a CDS encoding MarR family protein, protein MTDSRRSKAELARRAWQLMFDFLIFTVPARQQSLQRRGLTPNDSRALFSLDEDQGRPIGTLASEWGCDPSNATFIIDRLEKAGLAERRAAAGDRRVKLVALTSRGAQAKKELLDEFRVPPPQLSNLRVADLEALERILQSLRSENTHE, encoded by the coding sequence ATGACCGACTCACGCCGGAGCAAAGCGGAGCTCGCGCGACGCGCGTGGCAGCTCATGTTCGATTTCCTGATTTTCACCGTGCCGGCGCGCCAGCAAAGCCTGCAACGCCGCGGGCTGACGCCCAACGACTCACGCGCCTTGTTCAGCCTGGACGAAGATCAAGGGCGTCCTATCGGGACGCTGGCCAGCGAGTGGGGCTGCGATCCTTCGAACGCCACGTTTATCATCGACCGCCTGGAAAAAGCAGGATTGGCCGAACGTCGTGCTGCGGCTGGAGATCGCCGGGTGAAGCTGGTCGCTCTCACCTCACGCGGCGCTCAAGCGAAAAAGGAATTGCTCGACGAATTCCGTGTGCCGCCGCCGCAACTCAGCAATCTGCGGGTGGCGGATCTCGAGGCGCTCGAGAGAATTTTGCAGAGCCTCCGGTCTGAAAACACTCACGAATAG
- a CDS encoding tetracenomycin A2 monooxygenase-dioxygenase produces MVAEAPVLIVGGSLNGLSTALFLAHQGVRCIVVERHASTTVQYKFRGISPRSMEIYRSVGIEPDIRARDTGDQVHGIARAKNLSDPNVQWTGLGWPDTTDLSPTPPATCDQDRLEPVLRAHAERLGAEMRFNTELMEFEQDEREVRARIRNRETGAEETVSAAYLVAADGTNGKIRKKLGLSRHGAGTLQHWMSIIFETDLQPVLGGRRFTSCFVTDLNGSIVPRGTEGRWLLGVQYSPERGERPEQFDEAFCRELVRKAAGRPDVEARLVDARPWEVAAYVADRFRRGRVFLVGDAAHVMPPTGGFGGNTGIHDAHNLAWKIAHVLHRGAARELLDTYDSERRPVADATLAQALARLAAWFKDPNKRLPAPVDTVPEASVIFGQLYPAGAFIPDAEASKYVFEDPGHPSGRPGSRAPHVVVEHEGKRLSTLDLFGRGFVLLAGADGEAWIEASLEISLRTGVEIQAYRMGRNLRDVEGLWQAKCGVNASGAVLVRPDGIVAWRSRDGERLPHKVIIAALALR; encoded by the coding sequence ATGGTCGCTGAAGCGCCCGTTCTGATCGTCGGAGGAAGCCTGAACGGTCTGTCGACCGCGCTCTTCCTCGCCCACCAGGGTGTGCGATGCATCGTGGTCGAGCGACATGCGTCGACGACGGTTCAATACAAGTTCCGCGGCATCTCTCCGCGGTCGATGGAGATTTATCGCAGTGTCGGCATCGAGCCGGACATTCGGGCCCGCGATACGGGCGATCAGGTCCATGGCATCGCTCGGGCGAAGAATCTGTCCGATCCGAATGTTCAATGGACGGGGCTCGGCTGGCCGGACACGACCGATCTCAGCCCGACGCCGCCGGCGACATGCGATCAGGACCGGCTCGAGCCGGTCCTGCGCGCCCATGCCGAACGGCTTGGCGCTGAGATGCGCTTCAATACGGAGCTGATGGAATTCGAGCAGGACGAGCGCGAGGTCCGCGCCCGCATACGCAACCGCGAAACCGGCGCCGAGGAGACCGTGAGCGCTGCCTATCTGGTCGCCGCCGACGGGACGAACGGCAAGATCCGAAAAAAACTTGGCCTATCGCGCCATGGCGCTGGCACCTTGCAGCATTGGATGAGCATCATCTTCGAGACCGATTTGCAGCCTGTGCTGGGCGGCCGGCGCTTCACGTCGTGTTTCGTCACGGACCTCAATGGCAGCATCGTGCCGCGCGGCACGGAGGGCAGATGGCTTCTTGGCGTCCAGTATTCTCCGGAGCGCGGCGAGCGGCCGGAGCAATTCGACGAGGCTTTCTGCCGCGAGCTCGTTCGCAAGGCCGCCGGCCGGCCTGATGTCGAAGCCCGTCTGGTCGACGCGCGGCCTTGGGAGGTCGCTGCCTATGTGGCTGACCGCTTTCGCCGAGGCCGGGTCTTTCTTGTCGGCGATGCGGCGCATGTCATGCCACCGACCGGCGGCTTCGGCGGCAATACCGGCATTCATGACGCGCATAATCTCGCCTGGAAGATCGCCCATGTGCTGCACCGCGGGGCTGCTCGCGAACTGCTCGACACTTATGACAGCGAAAGGCGCCCCGTCGCCGACGCTACGCTGGCGCAGGCGCTGGCGCGCCTTGCCGCCTGGTTCAAGGACCCGAACAAACGGCTGCCGGCCCCCGTCGACACCGTGCCGGAAGCTAGCGTGATCTTCGGTCAGCTCTATCCCGCCGGAGCCTTCATCCCGGATGCCGAGGCTTCAAAGTATGTTTTCGAGGATCCCGGCCATCCGTCCGGTCGCCCGGGATCGCGCGCACCGCATGTCGTCGTCGAGCATGAGGGGAAAAGACTCTCCACGCTCGACCTGTTCGGTCGAGGTTTTGTGCTATTGGCTGGAGCCGATGGCGAGGCTTGGATCGAGGCGTCCCTGGAGATCTCGCTGCGGACGGGCGTCGAGATACAGGCCTATCGGATGGGCAGAAATCTCAGGGATGTCGAGGGTCTTTGGCAGGCCAAATGCGGCGTGAACGCAAGCGGGGCCGTGCTCGTCCGGCCCGACGGCATCGTCGCCTGGCGCTCGCGCGACGGCGAAAGGCTGCCGCACAAGGTGATCATCGCAGCGCTGGCATTACGGTGA
- a CDS encoding Glyoxalase-like domain-containing protein: protein MPLRAVEFGIVVQGINTFHHLGIVTRDLAGAVTKYESLGFVFTPLSLPEFPLSPGGAPEPVGVANRNAIFRNGYLEMLGIVDAARWASISTSQRGPFDIDNPLQRYEGLHVMHFGTEHLDQVRARLVEDGLSPSPIRPFQRMVETLGGSELMRARCLSFAPETNPEALFQIVQHETPELALQPRFMGHPNGAFTLSEAILCVEDPEEVAGRYGRYAGHPVDCRGPLCVIDLGETRLVVVSCQNLTTLLPGEAAPTAPYLAGFTVTADVDQAAAFLRRQHIPFQGHDGRIIVSGRDACGSAVVFERPHAGR, encoded by the coding sequence ATGCCCTTACGAGCGGTGGAGTTCGGTATCGTGGTTCAAGGCATTAACACCTTTCATCATCTCGGGATCGTGACGCGTGACCTTGCAGGCGCGGTCACCAAATATGAGAGCCTGGGATTCGTCTTCACGCCGCTGTCGCTCCCCGAATTTCCTCTATCTCCCGGCGGAGCGCCAGAACCGGTGGGTGTCGCCAATCGAAACGCGATCTTCCGAAATGGCTACCTGGAGATGCTCGGCATTGTGGACGCCGCCAGGTGGGCGTCCATTTCGACGTCGCAGCGCGGGCCCTTCGATATCGACAATCCCCTGCAGCGATATGAGGGGCTTCACGTCATGCATTTCGGAACGGAGCATCTGGACCAAGTCCGCGCGAGGTTGGTCGAGGATGGTCTGAGTCCGTCGCCGATCCGGCCGTTTCAGCGGATGGTGGAAACCCTGGGCGGCTCCGAACTGATGCGCGCACGATGCCTGTCATTTGCGCCGGAGACGAACCCCGAAGCGCTGTTTCAGATTGTCCAGCATGAAACGCCAGAGCTGGCGCTGCAGCCCCGGTTCATGGGGCATCCGAATGGTGCGTTTACCCTGTCGGAAGCGATCCTTTGTGTCGAAGACCCGGAGGAAGTCGCCGGCCGGTACGGCCGCTATGCTGGCCACCCTGTCGACTGTCGAGGTCCCCTGTGTGTGATCGACTTGGGGGAAACACGCCTCGTCGTCGTCAGTTGCCAGAATTTGACGACGCTTCTACCCGGCGAGGCTGCTCCGACCGCGCCATATCTGGCAGGATTTACAGTGACCGCCGATGTGGATCAGGCCGCAGCCTTCTTACGTCGCCAACATATTCCATTCCAAGGCCATGACGGTCGCATCATTGTAAGCGGGCGCGACGCATGTGGATCTGCAGTGGTCTTTGAGCGACCTCACGCAGGGCGATGA
- a CDS encoding transcriptional regulator, TetR family produces the protein MRHDQGHQKPQVRTRLKPDERRRLIVEAAFKALAQEGFEGLRTRDIAASVGINSATLHHYFQTKQDLIAGIAEHLERRLRAERAPLTLQDAPAAVDPFGRQFEDLVFYQLETPEVLAVYREFVARAPRDAAIRALVGKLHAGWKAGIVVALAQAQAQRVLRADIDLDAAAGLVLSTAWGLVAQIFASTTELKAAAEQLRLLMRPLTKRTQLAPK, from the coding sequence ATGAGACACGACCAGGGCCACCAGAAACCGCAGGTCCGGACTCGATTGAAGCCGGACGAGCGTCGCAGGCTCATCGTCGAGGCAGCGTTCAAGGCCCTTGCGCAAGAGGGTTTCGAAGGGCTTCGAACGCGGGACATTGCGGCGTCTGTGGGGATCAACAGCGCCACCTTGCACCACTACTTTCAAACCAAGCAGGATCTCATCGCTGGCATCGCCGAGCATCTCGAACGGCGGCTGCGAGCGGAAAGGGCGCCGCTGACGCTGCAGGATGCGCCCGCGGCCGTCGACCCTTTCGGCCGCCAGTTCGAAGATCTGGTCTTCTACCAGTTGGAAACGCCGGAAGTGCTTGCCGTCTATCGCGAATTTGTCGCGCGTGCGCCGAGAGACGCCGCGATCCGTGCCCTCGTTGGCAAGCTCCATGCGGGCTGGAAGGCCGGCATCGTGGTGGCCCTGGCGCAGGCGCAGGCGCAGCGCGTGCTTCGCGCAGACATCGATCTCGATGCAGCTGCAGGTCTTGTTCTCAGCACAGCGTGGGGACTGGTAGCGCAGATTTTTGCGTCGACGACAGAGCTGAAAGCAGCGGCCGAGCAACTCAGATTGCTCATGAGGCCATTAACAAAGCGGACCCAACTCGCACCCAAATAG
- a CDS encoding Acetyl esterase/lipase, whose product MSIEKITSTQQLRKDRRAPQELLPDDAGPSWQSCCINGLLRLLPIKKRTASAAAVQEYVRKLGLRPASYEPTGLGRGVEVTLKSVAGWPVYYTAPSANPDVGNYVLFLHGGGYVKEIVRAHWRFIGYLTRNARVRCVVPIYPLAPRATAKDIVPAMGELLRKLLEDAGPAKVTVVGNSAGAGLGLAAAQWLRDSGYRQPNGLVLVSPGLDASISRPEQMAIAALDPVQDIPGIIEAGRLYAGDLDVAHPYVSPLNGDFRGLAPMIVFSGTRDLLYPDSIDLAAKAQAAGVPIELHLRQGQPHNYAGMPTPEGRQARAIILRVVAQGLT is encoded by the coding sequence GTGAGCATTGAGAAGATAACATCGACGCAGCAGCTTCGAAAGGATAGAAGAGCCCCACAAGAGTTGCTGCCGGACGATGCCGGGCCGAGCTGGCAGAGCTGCTGCATCAATGGTCTGCTACGACTTCTTCCTATCAAGAAGCGGACGGCGTCCGCTGCTGCCGTGCAAGAATACGTGCGCAAATTGGGATTGCGGCCGGCGTCCTATGAACCGACGGGCCTCGGGCGCGGCGTCGAGGTGACTTTGAAGAGCGTGGCGGGATGGCCCGTCTATTACACGGCTCCGTCAGCAAATCCCGACGTCGGCAATTATGTGCTGTTCCTGCATGGCGGCGGGTATGTCAAAGAGATCGTACGGGCCCACTGGCGCTTCATCGGTTACCTGACCCGCAATGCCCGCGTCCGTTGCGTCGTTCCGATATATCCGCTGGCTCCCCGTGCCACCGCGAAGGATATCGTGCCGGCCATGGGCGAGCTGTTGCGGAAGCTTCTGGAAGATGCCGGGCCTGCGAAGGTCACGGTGGTCGGCAATTCGGCGGGCGCCGGTTTGGGGCTGGCGGCGGCCCAATGGCTACGAGACTCCGGATATCGGCAACCGAACGGGCTGGTGCTGGTCTCGCCCGGGCTGGATGCTTCGATCAGCCGCCCGGAGCAGATGGCGATCGCTGCTCTTGATCCCGTGCAGGATATTCCGGGTATCATCGAAGCGGGGCGTCTCTATGCTGGCGACTTGGATGTCGCCCATCCGTATGTCAGTCCGTTGAATGGTGATTTCCGCGGGCTGGCGCCGATGATCGTATTCTCCGGTACGCGCGACCTTCTCTATCCCGACAGCATCGATCTGGCCGCAAAGGCGCAAGCGGCGGGTGTGCCGATCGAGCTTCATCTGCGGCAGGGCCAGCCACACAACTATGCGGGGATGCCGACGCCAGAAGGCCGACAGGCGCGTGCGATCATCCTGCGCGTTGTTGCCCAAGGATTGACGTGA
- a CDS encoding alkylhydroperoxidase AhpD family core domain-containing protein gives MTAKLDLFAAAPSLMKDWHRAALAISSSLEPSLSELVKIRASQINGCANCINMHAVYARENEETEQRIYLLPAWREAPCYTDRERAALGWTEALTRLSEGHTHESAYEALKAQFTKEEQVKLTLTIIVINGWNRLAVGFGGWADPAAVKSAAKAGAA, from the coding sequence ATGACTGCCAAACTTGATCTTTTTGCCGCTGCCCCTTCGCTGATGAAGGATTGGCACCGCGCAGCCCTTGCCATTTCCTCCAGCCTCGAGCCGAGCCTAAGCGAGCTTGTGAAGATTCGTGCCTCCCAGATCAATGGCTGCGCCAACTGCATCAATATGCATGCGGTATATGCGCGAGAAAACGAAGAGACCGAACAGCGCATCTACCTGCTGCCGGCGTGGCGTGAGGCCCCTTGCTATACCGATCGTGAACGCGCCGCGCTCGGCTGGACCGAGGCCCTGACGCGACTCTCCGAAGGACATACGCACGAGAGCGCATACGAGGCCCTGAAGGCTCAGTTCACGAAGGAGGAGCAGGTCAAGCTCACATTGACGATCATCGTCATCAACGGGTGGAACCGCCTCGCGGTTGGTTTCGGTGGTTGGGCCGATCCGGCGGCCGTAAAGTCCGCTGCCAAGGCGGGCGCCGCTTGA
- a CDS encoding 5-hydroxyisourate hydrolase/2-oxo-4-hydroxy-4-carboxy-5-ureidoimidazoline decarboxylase: MKSLVLVLAIVSAMASSSSSQAQTKKSPGDLSTNVTNAVSGGSAAGMIIELYEISGEKPRKITQVSTGEDGRVDLIGSGPLPLGKYELRFQVGDYFRKQGVVVGDPAFLDFVPIRFSITDPAGHYHVPLICTPSGYTTYRGS, from the coding sequence ATGAAAAGCCTTGTCCTCGTGCTCGCCATCGTCAGCGCCATGGCGAGTTCCTCGTCGAGCCAGGCACAAACCAAGAAGTCTCCTGGAGATCTCAGTACGAACGTGACGAACGCAGTGAGCGGCGGGTCGGCCGCAGGCATGATCATCGAGCTTTACGAGATTTCCGGCGAGAAGCCGCGCAAGATCACCCAGGTTTCGACCGGCGAAGATGGCCGGGTCGACTTGATCGGCAGCGGGCCCTTGCCGTTGGGCAAATACGAATTGCGGTTTCAGGTGGGCGACTATTTCCGCAAGCAGGGTGTGGTCGTCGGCGATCCGGCCTTTCTCGATTTCGTGCCAATCCGCTTTTCCATCACCGATCCGGCAGGGCACTATCACGTGCCGCTGATTTGCACGCCCTCGGGCTATACGACCTACCGGGGAAGTTGA